AAATGCCTAAGTTGCTGATATTCTCCCTGGTCGCGGTCCTGGGGGGCCGTACTCTCCTGCCAGCGCCCGAGCTACTGGCGGCCGACGCCCAGCGGGTCGGTCCCGATCCGCAGCAATACGAAGCGGTGATCGACAAGGCGATTCAGTATCTGTCGGCCAATCAATCGCAAGATGGCGCCGTGAGTTCCCGTGTCGGGATCGGACCCACCGCGCTGATGGCGTTGGGCATGCTGCGCAGTGGCCGCGCGGTCGGCGATCCGCAAGTCGCCAAGTCAATGAAGTACCTCGAATCGTTCGTCCAAGAGACCGGCGGCATCCACATGCCAGGTAGCCGCATCTCCATGTACGAAACCTGCATCGGACTGGTGTGCTTCAAGGAGGCCAATCGCGACGGCCGCTACGACGAAATCATCAAGAAAGCGGAGGCCTACATCCGCGGCAGTCAATGGGATGAGAGCGAAGGCAAAAACCGCGACGACCTGTACTACGGCGGCGCCGGATACGGCGGCAAGACTCGGCCGGACCTGTCGAACACGGCGTTTCTCATCGACGCTCTCAAGGCCGCCGGCGCGGGGGCAGATGACGAAGCGATTCAAAAAGCGCTCGTCTTCGTCTCGCGCTGCCAGAATCTGGAGAGCGAACACAACACCACCGAGTTTGCCGCCAAGATCAACGACGGCGGGTTCTACTACACGCCTGTCCTCAGTCAGCAGGACGATGAGCGCCAGACCGCTAACGGAGGGCTGCGCAGCTATGGCTCGATGAGCTATGCCGGATTGAAAAGCCTGATTTACGCCGGACTCACCGCCGACGATCCGCGGGTTAAGGCCGCCGTCGATTGGATCAGTAAGAACTACAGCGTGACAGAGAACCCCGGCATGGGAGACGCCGGTTTGTATTACTACTACCACACCTTCGCCAAGACGCTGGACGCGCTAGGGCAAAACGAGATCGAAGACGCGGCCGGCAACAAGCACGATTGGCGCCGCGATTTGTTCGAAGAGTTGGCCCGGCGACAAGATGGAAAAGGGTATTGGGTGAACTCCAACACCCGCTGGATGGAGGGCGATCCCAACCTGGCGACAGCCTTCGCCCTGTTGGCCCTGACGCACTGTCGTCCCGCCGCCGAGTAGGCGGCGCCGCGTTCCTTTTAACGCCCTGAGACGATTCGGAGGCTTCTGATGACCCGATTGCGCCCCTTCCGCGCGCCGACGTCGCTATTTCGGCCCGCTTTCACGCTCGTCGAGCTACTCGTCGTGATCGCCATCATCGGCATCTTGATCGCGCTGTTGCTCCCCGCCGTGCAAGCCGCTCGCGAGGCCGCGCGGCGCATGCAATGCTCGAATCATCTGAAGCAAGTCAGCCTCGGCATGCTCAACTACGAGAATGTCTGGAGCAAGTTTCCCAACTCAGGCAACGCCATGCAGGACGACTACTCTCCCTTGGCGCGGATTCTCCCCTACCTCGAACAGCAGAGCCTTTCCAACCTGATCGACTTTCGCGTGAATATGGGACACGTCGGCAAGGTCGATCTGCCGGTCGCGCTCCGGCCGGCCGCAGCAACCGTGGTCCCAATATTCCTCTGTCCCAGTGACGCTCAAGAGCCGGTGCATGATCTCAAGTTGTTCTCCGAGGTGATTCCCTATGCTGGCACGAACTACGCGATGAATGGCGGCAATGCGATGGACGGCAAGACCGCCATCATGGGCGAAACCAATGGCATTTGTTATTGCAACGCCAAGATCAAGTTTGCCGATATTCGCGACGGCACCACGAACACCTTGGCTTTTACAGAAGCCCTGATCGGCCCCGGCGACTCACCCGCCCTCGGCGGCACGCCAGACATCCAGGCGTATCGTGCGGTCTTGGCGTCCCCCTCGGGACTGATCTCCTTGGCCAACGCGGCCGATACAGGCGGCATCGCCGTGGTGCTGCCGCAGGTCAAAAGTTGGGACGGCACCCGAAACGTCCATTGGCTGCGCGGGTATCCCCCGGGCGGTCCAGTCCTGATCGGACGTTTTCCACCCAATAGCCCCGTGCCCGACCTGATTAGTCGCTCGGCGCGAATCGGCGCGGCCCGCAGCCGACATCCCGGCGGTGTCAACGCCGCCTTCTGCGACGGCAGCGTGCGATTTGTTCAAGATACGATCGCCCTGCCCGTGTGGCATGCCATGTTCACGCGCGCCGGCAACGACATCAGCACGGAGTAGACAGGCAACAGAAAGGCCAGCCATGGACCACTCTCACCCTAGCGCATCCTTGTTGTGCGTCGAAAATGTCACCAAGCGCTTTCGACAAGGCGTCACCGTTGTCGAAGCCGTCAAATGCGCCTCACTCGCGGTCGAGCCCGGTCAA
The sequence above is drawn from the Pirellulales bacterium genome and encodes:
- a CDS encoding DUF1559 domain-containing protein; translated protein: MTRLRPFRAPTSLFRPAFTLVELLVVIAIIGILIALLLPAVQAAREAARRMQCSNHLKQVSLGMLNYENVWSKFPNSGNAMQDDYSPLARILPYLEQQSLSNLIDFRVNMGHVGKVDLPVALRPAAATVVPIFLCPSDAQEPVHDLKLFSEVIPYAGTNYAMNGGNAMDGKTAIMGETNGICYCNAKIKFADIRDGTTNTLAFTEALIGPGDSPALGGTPDIQAYRAVLASPSGLISLANAADTGGIAVVLPQVKSWDGTRNVHWLRGYPPGGPVLIGRFPPNSPVPDLISRSARIGAARSRHPGGVNAAFCDGSVRFVQDTIALPVWHAMFTRAGNDISTE